In a single window of the Littorina saxatilis isolate snail1 linkage group LG3, US_GU_Lsax_2.0, whole genome shotgun sequence genome:
- the LOC138962088 gene encoding ras-related protein Rab-21-like gives MAEAGGRKYNFKVVLLGEGCVGKTSLVLRYVENKFNDKHITTLQASFLNKKLNVGGKRVNLAIWDTAGQERFHALGPIYYRDSNGAILVYDITDEDSFQKVKNWVRELRRMLGQDVTLCIVGNKTDLEKDRHVPVQEAEAYAASVNAKHFHSSAKLNRGIEELFLDLSKGMIEKSDGTMGRGGRTGSNRRNVVVVDDDQQQQAKTGGCCG, from the exons ATGGCTGAAGCAGGGGGGCGGAAGTACAACTTCAAAGTTGTTTTGCTTGGAGAAGGATGTGTTGGGAAAACATCGCTGGTACTGCGATATGTTGAAAATAAGTTCAACGACAAACATATAACGACGTTACAG GCTTCTTTCTTGAACAAAAAATTGAATGTTGGTGGCAAGCGAGTCAATTTGGCAATATGG GACACAGCAGGGCAGGAGCGGTTTCACGCCTTAGGGCCTATCTACTACAGGGACAGCAACGGAGCCATCCTAGTCTACGATATCACAGATGAAGACTCCTTTCAAAAG GTGAAGAACTGGGTGCGGGAGTTGCGGCGGATGCTGGGACAAGACGTCACACTGTGTATCGTGGGCAACAAAACAGACTTGGAAAAAGACAGGCATGTCCCTGTGCAAGAAGCAGAGGC GTACGCAGCGTCAGTCAATGCCAAGCACTTTCACTCATCCGCGAAGCTGAACAGGGGCATAGAGGAACTATTTCTAGATTTGAGTAAAG GTATGATAGAAAAATCAGACGGGACAATGGGTCGGGGGGGACGCACAGGGAGCAACCGACGTAATGTGGTGGTTGTGGACGACGACCAACAGCAGCAAGCAAAGACAGGAGGATGCTGCGGCTAG